One part of the Acidobacteriota bacterium genome encodes these proteins:
- a CDS encoding dienelactone hydrolase family protein, translated as MERKTADEYPQELLDLFHEYQHGDMDRRSFLNSLGKFAVGGLTAAAIFESLTPNFAWAQTVPPADKDIKVGYETVQSQAGNGSIKGYLAKPAKGKRFPAVLVIHENRGLNPYIEDVTRRLAKAGYLAFAPDGLTSVGGYPGDEQKGVALFRTVDGKKMTEDFVAAAMWLKNRPDSKRKLGAVGFCFGGGMVNQLAVRLGRDLNAGVAFYGRQAGVADVPKIIAPLSFQYASNDQGVNAGIAAYEAALKENKRKFESYMYEGKQHGFHNDTTPRYDAEAAKLAWERTLAFFKKHLK; from the coding sequence ATGGAGCGAAAGACCGCGGACGAATATCCACAGGAGTTATTAGATCTTTTTCATGAATATCAGCACGGTGATATGGACCGGCGTTCATTCTTGAACAGCCTCGGAAAGTTCGCCGTCGGCGGACTTACGGCCGCCGCGATCTTTGAAAGCCTCACGCCGAACTTCGCGTGGGCACAAACGGTACCCCCGGCCGACAAGGATATTAAAGTCGGTTATGAGACCGTACAATCTCAGGCCGGCAACGGCTCGATCAAGGGTTACCTCGCCAAACCTGCTAAAGGCAAGAGATTTCCTGCAGTGCTGGTCATTCACGAGAATCGCGGTCTTAATCCTTACATCGAAGACGTCACACGCCGCTTGGCAAAGGCCGGATATCTGGCGTTCGCTCCTGACGGATTGACCTCGGTCGGCGGCTACCCCGGTGACGAGCAGAAGGGCGTGGCCCTTTTTCGCACGGTTGACGGAAAGAAGATGACTGAGGATTTTGTAGCTGCTGCTATGTGGCTGAAGAATCGTCCGGACAGCAAACGCAAATTGGGAGCGGTAGGTTTCTGCTTCGGCGGCGGCATGGTCAACCAACTCGCTGTACGCTTAGGTCGCGATCTTAACGCAGGGGTTGCCTTTTATGGTCGACAGGCCGGAGTCGCTGACGTGCCGAAGATCATTGCACCGTTGTCGTTTCAATATGCCAGCAACGACCAAGGCGTCAACGCCGGTATCGCCGCGTATGAGGCCGCCCTCAAAGAGAACAAGAGGAAGTTCGAGAGCTACATGTACGAAGGCAAACAGCACGGCTTTCACAACGACACCACACCACGCTACGACGCCGAAGCAGCCAAACTAGCGTGGGAACGCACACTCGCATTCTTCAAAAAGCATCTAAAATGA
- a CDS encoding spermidine synthase: MSIEELGYQKTPLGDLTLRRRTEPRIQNREVFEVKLGDEYLMSSLFTESERQLAVLGLAPLENDLDVVIGGLGLGYTAVEALKSDRVIRLLVLDLFQAVIDWHNMGLVPNGQMLTKDPRCELRQGDFFGLARVGFDANDQHRKFDAILLDIDHSPEHYLDPGNENFYSTEGLSAVKSQLKPNGVFALWSNDPVNDDFTSHLSSVFETAAAQNIEFPNPYSGSTSVNSVYVARSSF, from the coding sequence ATGAGTATCGAAGAACTTGGTTATCAAAAAACTCCGCTCGGCGACCTTACGCTTCGACGCAGGACAGAACCGCGTATTCAGAACCGAGAGGTTTTTGAGGTAAAGCTCGGGGATGAGTATTTAATGTCAAGCCTATTTACAGAAAGCGAGAGGCAGCTCGCGGTCCTCGGCCTGGCTCCGCTCGAAAACGATCTCGACGTTGTGATCGGCGGCCTCGGCCTTGGCTACACAGCCGTCGAGGCACTAAAAAGTGATCGTGTCATTCGTCTTTTGGTATTAGATCTTTTTCAGGCAGTGATCGATTGGCACAATATGGGCCTGGTACCCAATGGACAAATGCTCACTAAAGACCCTAGATGCGAGCTCCGCCAAGGCGATTTCTTCGGGTTGGCCCGCGTTGGTTTCGACGCCAATGACCAACATCGAAAATTCGACGCGATCCTTTTGGATATCGACCATTCACCCGAACATTATCTCGATCCAGGCAACGAGAACTTTTACTCGACGGAAGGACTGTCCGCAGTAAAATCGCAACTTAAGCCCAACGGCGTGTTCGCGCTTTGGTCGAACGACCCTGTCAATGATGACTTTACTTCACATCTAAGTTCTGTATTCGAAACGGCAGCTGCACAAAACATCGAATTTCCAAATCCGTATTCGGGTTCAACGTCTGTCAATTCTGTTTACGTCGCCCGATCGTCATTTTAG
- a CDS encoding HD domain-containing protein produces MSDKSGRELRASENRYQIQLVQDKARQIEMFGKRFASVVSGLAMALELSNNTAVISSAQTESKLAGILKDNPDLLALDLKPEGTEPLSVFRPEGLTRVDVDTISAEASALPRIGRLSVGQPRKIEPSGIVVMTFSSDVFVGGAKAATIVAIASLQGVSQSVVGLAATKEEDLWKGGLPIVFVVDASGSTIFHPDPELASTRESMIDLKIVQEWLESGTQVQSALVPFKASFNGVSHDMIGAYSTANISEGYKFGVITMQDEKTALASVGEMRNQTWLISMLFAALALVVGLVGSRYMTAPLMRLVNASKLIAAGDFSSRVETSSVTELGTLGESFNFMTDKVEEQIANLAKAAAENRELFVGTVKALAAAIDGKDKYTRGHSERVARISVAMGKRLGMGEEELDTLRMSALLHDIGKIAIDDAILKKPAALTDAEYEIMKTHPQRGYKIMSQIPAMKDFLPGMYMHHEMVNGQGYPQGLTGDQIPMQAKIISVADTFDAMTIDRPYSKGMELQPALERLRSFVGTRYQHEVVEALVDACADGEVANGIVRQLAAIRAAENDSQSQIKLVA; encoded by the coding sequence TTGTCGGACAAGAGTGGACGCGAACTGCGTGCCTCGGAAAATCGGTATCAGATCCAACTCGTTCAGGACAAAGCACGTCAGATCGAGATGTTCGGAAAGCGTTTTGCTTCCGTGGTCTCCGGCCTGGCGATGGCACTCGAACTCTCAAATAATACCGCTGTTATCTCTTCTGCTCAAACAGAGTCAAAACTCGCCGGGATCCTAAAGGACAATCCCGATCTTCTCGCTCTCGATCTAAAACCGGAAGGCACTGAGCCTCTCTCCGTATTTCGACCCGAGGGGCTGACGCGTGTTGACGTCGATACGATTTCAGCAGAGGCTTCGGCCCTACCGCGTATCGGCAGGCTGTCCGTTGGACAACCCCGGAAGATCGAGCCAAGCGGTATTGTCGTGATGACCTTTTCGAGCGACGTTTTTGTCGGCGGTGCTAAGGCCGCAACGATCGTTGCTATCGCCTCGCTTCAGGGCGTGTCCCAAAGCGTTGTCGGACTTGCCGCAACCAAAGAAGAGGACCTCTGGAAAGGGGGCTTGCCCATTGTGTTCGTTGTTGACGCGAGCGGCTCGACAATCTTTCATCCCGATCCCGAACTTGCCTCAACACGAGAGTCGATGATCGATCTCAAGATCGTACAAGAATGGCTCGAATCGGGAACCCAGGTTCAGTCTGCGCTAGTTCCGTTCAAGGCAAGTTTCAATGGTGTATCGCATGACATGATAGGGGCATATTCGACAGCTAATATCAGCGAAGGCTATAAATTTGGCGTGATCACAATGCAGGACGAAAAGACCGCTCTTGCATCTGTCGGCGAAATGCGGAATCAAACATGGCTGATAAGTATGCTGTTTGCGGCATTAGCGCTTGTCGTTGGCCTTGTTGGCTCACGATATATGACCGCGCCGCTGATGCGGCTTGTGAACGCCTCGAAACTAATTGCCGCCGGCGATTTTTCTTCCAGAGTTGAAACGAGCAGCGTCACGGAACTTGGCACGCTGGGCGAATCATTCAACTTCATGACCGATAAGGTCGAAGAACAGATCGCCAATCTCGCAAAAGCGGCCGCCGAGAACAGGGAACTCTTTGTCGGTACGGTGAAGGCCCTCGCGGCAGCGATCGACGGCAAGGACAAGTACACACGCGGACACAGCGAACGGGTCGCCCGCATTTCGGTCGCCATGGGCAAACGCCTGGGAATGGGCGAAGAAGAGCTCGATACCCTTCGCATGAGCGCGCTGCTCCACGACATCGGTAAGATCGCCATCGACGACGCCATTCTCAAGAAGCCCGCGGCACTGACCGATGCCGAATACGAGATCATGAAAACACACCCGCAGCGCGGCTATAAGATCATGTCGCAGATACCGGCAATGAAAGACTTCCTGCCGGGCATGTATATGCACCATGAAATGGTCAACGGCCAGGGTTATCCGCAGGGCTTGACCGGTGACCAGATTCCGATGCAGGCAAAGATCATTTCCGTTGCTGATACTTTCGATGCAATGACGATCGACCGTCCGTACTCGAAAGGAATGGAATTGCAGCCTGCATTGGAGCGGCTGCGAAGTTTTGTTGGCACGCGTTATCAGCACGAAGTGGTCGAGGCCCTTGTGGACGCCTGTGCTGACGGAGAAGTAGCCAACGGGATCGTTAGGCAGCTGGCCGCGATCCGCGCAGCTGAAAATGATTCCCAAAGTCAAATAAAGCTTGTTGCCTAA
- a CDS encoding DUF4013 domain-containing protein: MNSENTQETWQVEANGMVCDTNFAEMTSWIDNGMLGRTDKVRKGNLRWIEAGKVPSLISVFNAKDHGQPVAPVITATLLAPSQLAGNSTQNPINVESEISVPAQNHSTGADVCAMHSDVPAAFVCDTCANRFCKVCPNSYGGTVKICPFCGAMCKPVAQAAVPDHSPQFSRAAPLGEGFGVADFVSALGYPFKFKSSLIMGAVMYAIFAIGQGSMGFGGIFMLGSGLMCMLMANTLTFGVLANTVENFSQGKIGLNFMPSFDDFSLWDDVVHPFFLSIGVYVVSFGPLIAVFLFAVFMIVGNVSKEMNPMQEDAAKTVVPDLPYASKAANQSQQVKELLNKQAEIQNKRVAAFESGQDPGPETTARAAGVDPDEAEFERINNMIQESRKAQLESTIGKAPDTVAKEQSDLLRQILGYGALFLLLSGICLLWGLFYFPAANIVAGYTRSFAATLNPSVGFDTIKRLGSDYIKILAFGLLLAIMSAFVGSVIGSILSAFDMPGVGNVPAKAIGALFGFYFSVVFSCMIGFALYKNAHKLALPS; the protein is encoded by the coding sequence ATGAACTCCGAAAATACACAAGAAACCTGGCAGGTCGAGGCAAACGGCATGGTTTGTGACACAAATTTTGCCGAAATGACCTCGTGGATAGATAATGGCATGCTTGGCCGGACCGATAAGGTACGTAAGGGCAATCTTCGCTGGATCGAGGCCGGAAAGGTGCCTTCACTCATTTCGGTATTTAATGCGAAAGACCATGGCCAACCGGTCGCACCTGTTATTACAGCGACGCTGCTTGCACCTTCGCAGCTGGCGGGTAATTCGACGCAGAATCCCATCAACGTTGAATCCGAGATCAGTGTGCCCGCACAGAACCACTCTACGGGCGCGGACGTATGCGCGATGCACAGCGATGTTCCGGCGGCGTTCGTCTGCGACACTTGTGCTAACCGATTCTGCAAAGTTTGTCCCAATTCCTATGGAGGGACCGTTAAGATCTGCCCTTTCTGCGGAGCGATGTGCAAGCCGGTGGCTCAAGCCGCCGTTCCCGACCATTCCCCACAATTCTCACGTGCGGCACCATTAGGCGAAGGGTTTGGGGTCGCCGATTTCGTATCGGCTTTGGGTTATCCGTTCAAATTCAAATCAAGCCTGATCATGGGTGCGGTCATGTACGCGATCTTTGCCATCGGACAGGGCTCAATGGGATTTGGCGGAATATTCATGCTTGGTTCGGGGTTGATGTGCATGCTGATGGCCAATACTTTGACCTTCGGCGTACTTGCCAACACTGTCGAAAACTTTTCTCAAGGAAAGATCGGCCTTAATTTTATGCCGTCGTTCGATGATTTCTCACTTTGGGATGATGTTGTTCATCCGTTTTTCTTGAGCATCGGCGTCTATGTTGTTTCCTTCGGCCCGCTGATCGCCGTTTTTCTTTTTGCCGTATTCATGATCGTAGGCAATGTCAGCAAAGAGATGAATCCAATGCAGGAGGACGCCGCCAAAACGGTCGTTCCGGACCTTCCGTACGCCTCAAAGGCCGCAAATCAATCGCAGCAGGTAAAGGAGCTCCTCAATAAACAGGCAGAAATACAAAACAAACGGGTCGCTGCGTTCGAAAGCGGTCAAGACCCTGGCCCGGAAACGACCGCCCGTGCTGCAGGCGTCGATCCGGACGAAGCGGAATTTGAAAGGATCAATAACATGATCCAGGAAAGCCGAAAGGCACAGCTCGAATCGACTATCGGAAAAGCGCCCGATACGGTCGCCAAGGAACAGTCCGATTTGTTACGGCAGATACTCGGATATGGAGCGCTGTTCCTACTGCTCAGCGGTATTTGTTTACTTTGGGGGCTCTTCTATTTTCCTGCGGCGAATATCGTTGCGGGATACACACGTTCGTTTGCGGCAACGCTCAATCCATCGGTCGGTTTCGATACGATCAAACGGCTTGGGTCCGATTACATCAAGATCCTCGCGTTCGGCCTGCTGCTCGCCATAATGTCAGCTTTTGTTGGCAGCGTCATCGGTTCAATACTCAGTGCTTTCGATATGCCGGGCGTAGGGAATGTTCCGGCAAAGGCGATAGGAGCATTGTTTGGATTCTATTTTTCAGTGGTGTTCTCATGCATGATCGGTTTCGCTCTGTACAAGAATGCTCATAAGTTAGCACTTCCGTCTTAG
- the ftsY gene encoding signal recognition particle-docking protein FtsY, translated as MAFFWRRKKEDTFSSSVLGLDKSVEELKAQEEAVEREIGVRFSKAIEKTRHSINNRLDTIFEGRKQIDDQLLDELEEMLISTDIGVATTMQVLDAIRRGVSRQEIGDLAALKSAMKQELLDILHHSTERGVADERSIDESIKPYVLMVVGVNGVGKTTTIGKLAQRIKNEGNDVLICAADTFRAAASDQLEIWADRAGVQIVQQKQGTDPAAVLFDALAAAKARSSDVLIVDTAGRLHNKANLMAELEKMKRISSREVAGAPHETLLVIDAVTGQNGLEQARQFMKTADVTGIVLTKLDGTAKGGIAVAIAKELKPPIRYVGIG; from the coding sequence ATGGCGTTTTTTTGGCGTAGGAAGAAGGAAGATACATTTTCGAGTTCGGTGCTTGGGCTGGACAAATCGGTCGAAGAGCTTAAGGCTCAGGAGGAGGCCGTCGAACGCGAGATCGGCGTCCGCTTTTCAAAAGCGATCGAGAAGACCCGGCATTCGATCAACAATCGGCTCGATACGATATTCGAGGGCCGCAAACAGATCGACGATCAGCTGCTTGACGAACTCGAGGAGATGCTTATCTCGACCGATATAGGCGTGGCTACGACGATGCAGGTTCTGGATGCGATCCGTCGGGGTGTGTCGAGGCAGGAGATCGGTGATCTGGCGGCTCTGAAGTCAGCCATGAAACAGGAACTGCTGGATATACTTCATCATTCGACCGAAAGAGGCGTCGCGGATGAACGCAGCATAGATGAATCCATCAAACCTTACGTGCTGATGGTCGTCGGTGTGAACGGCGTAGGCAAGACCACCACGATCGGTAAACTTGCGCAGCGAATCAAAAATGAGGGTAATGACGTCCTTATATGTGCGGCTGATACATTTAGAGCTGCCGCCAGTGATCAGCTTGAGATCTGGGCCGACCGAGCGGGTGTGCAGATCGTACAGCAAAAGCAGGGAACCGACCCTGCAGCGGTGCTGTTCGACGCTCTCGCTGCAGCAAAGGCGCGCAGCAGCGACGTATTGATCGTCGATACCGCAGGACGCCTGCACAACAAGGCGAATCTAATGGCGGAGCTTGAAAAGATGAAACGTATCTCATCGCGCGAGGTCGCAGGTGCACCGCATGAGACCTTGCTCGTGATCGACGCGGTCACCGGCCAAAATGGACTCGAACAGGCACGTCAGTTCATGAAGACCGCCGACGTGACCGGCATTGTTCTGACCAAGCTCGACGGCACTGCCAAAGGCGGGATCGCGGTCGCCATCGCCAAGGAATTGAAACCCCCGATCCGCTACGTCGGCATTGGTTAA
- the ribD gene encoding bifunctional diaminohydroxyphosphoribosylaminopyrimidine deaminase/5-amino-6-(5-phosphoribosylamino)uracil reductase RibD: MFRKAKEDKEIIEIAAAQPNDLSLVQRALDLAARGVGLVSPNPLVGCVIVSADGRIVGEGTYIYDDLVHAEAIALEQAGERARGGTAYVSLEPHDHHGKTPPCTEALINAGIKKVVCPIEDPNPLVSGRGFEKLRNAGVKVVTGALADEASKMNEKFICWHRDRRPFVHLKMAMSLDGRISLSDSVSTALSGSAAQERVQSLRHEHDAILVGGNTASVDNPSLTDRSGRPRRRPLLRVILDNRLQTRPGSIVATTTDDAPTIVFTNSRDTDKKAALRECGVDVVELEMGGRDLAGVLEELKTREIQSVLVEGGTEIAGAFCDARLVDKITFIVSPIIIGGREAPNAIGGSGPETLVEALRLKELSIQRLGDDIEITGYPTAA, translated from the coding sequence ATATTTAGGAAAGCAAAGGAAGATAAAGAGATCATCGAAATAGCAGCAGCACAACCTAACGACCTTTCTCTGGTACAGCGTGCTCTTGACCTCGCTGCCCGCGGTGTCGGGCTCGTCAGTCCAAATCCGCTGGTCGGGTGTGTGATCGTTTCAGCAGACGGACGGATCGTTGGTGAGGGTACGTACATTTATGATGATCTGGTTCACGCCGAGGCCATCGCTCTTGAACAGGCCGGTGAGCGGGCTCGCGGCGGAACCGCATACGTTTCGCTCGAACCGCACGACCATCACGGCAAGACGCCGCCTTGCACCGAGGCTCTCATAAATGCCGGCATCAAAAAGGTCGTCTGTCCCATCGAGGATCCAAACCCGCTTGTTTCCGGCCGGGGCTTTGAAAAGTTGAGGAATGCCGGCGTCAAAGTTGTCACTGGCGCACTCGCCGACGAAGCTTCGAAAATGAACGAAAAGTTCATTTGCTGGCACCGCGACAGGCGGCCTTTCGTACATCTGAAGATGGCGATGTCCCTCGACGGACGGATATCACTTTCTGACAGCGTTTCGACCGCCTTATCCGGCAGTGCAGCACAAGAGCGGGTGCAGAGTCTCAGGCACGAACACGATGCAATTCTCGTTGGCGGTAATACCGCGAGTGTCGACAACCCCAGCCTAACCGACCGCAGCGGCAGACCACGTAGAAGGCCGTTGCTGCGTGTGATCCTCGATAATCGGCTACAGACGAGGCCGGGCTCGATCGTCGCGACCACGACCGACGACGCTCCAACCATAGTATTCACAAACAGCCGTGATACCGACAAAAAAGCTGCACTACGTGAGTGCGGTGTTGACGTCGTCGAACTGGAAATGGGCGGACGCGACCTCGCAGGAGTGCTCGAGGAATTAAAAACGCGTGAGATCCAGAGCGTATTGGTCGAGGGCGGAACCGAGATTGCCGGAGCGTTTTGCGATGCCCGGCTGGTTGATAAGATAACGTTTATCGTGTCTCCGATCATCATCGGCGGCCGCGAGGCCCCAAATGCGATCGGCGGCAGTGGTCCCGAGACATTGGTCGAGGCGTTGCGGCTAAAGGAACTGTCCATTCAACGACTTGGCGACGACATCGAGATCACAGGATACCCTACGGCTGCATAA
- a CDS encoding DUF1501 domain-containing protein, with product MKRSRREFICNSASALTMTALATQTDLFGRIAAFAQTKDRSDAVPSDYRALVCIFLTGGNDGNNTVIPNHNDANVSNYSAYSAGRAAQGLALAQNTLLPIAVPRIGGLSYGLHPSFGTVTGGTNPGLHELWALQKMAVVTNVGTLVRPITRAQYQDGSVPRPRQLFSHTDQSNQQMNARADIVVLSGWGGRISDRMTIPANPERLVPTIGSINGMRVFTIGEITQPLAVGPAPTPLSSILSLTGYNGTAAANARLAALSAGMDLTDVNDLVNESSKVHRDSLRIASSLNNSSETTVNFPTSEIGRQLKQVARLIKNRDVLHMNRQIFFCTVDGFDTHSGQLLGQATLFSQFSQASRAFYDEMAVQGVGDKVTQFTLSDFGRTFGPGGSGANVGSDHAWANHAFVIGGSVLGGDFYGVNTSNGTPFPTLVKNGPDDLDLGSAARGRWIPTTSVEQYANTLASWFGLPAEDRDYVFPNLPNFGLSDLGFMQP from the coding sequence ATGAAAAGATCAAGACGAGAATTTATTTGTAATTCGGCATCCGCATTGACGATGACGGCATTGGCGACTCAAACCGATCTTTTCGGGCGGATCGCAGCGTTCGCCCAAACCAAGGACCGTTCCGATGCCGTACCGAGCGATTATCGCGCATTGGTCTGTATCTTTTTGACGGGTGGTAATGACGGTAATAACACCGTCATCCCAAACCATAACGATGCTAATGTGAGCAACTATTCCGCTTATTCCGCGGGACGTGCCGCTCAAGGACTGGCACTGGCCCAAAACACGCTTTTGCCGATCGCGGTTCCGCGTATTGGCGGACTTAGTTATGGTTTACATCCCAGTTTTGGAACTGTCACCGGCGGAACTAATCCGGGCCTGCACGAATTGTGGGCTCTGCAAAAAATGGCCGTTGTCACAAATGTTGGTACGCTGGTCAGACCAATCACACGTGCGCAATATCAGGACGGCTCGGTGCCGAGGCCTCGACAATTATTCTCCCATACCGATCAATCAAATCAACAAATGAATGCCCGGGCCGATATCGTTGTGCTGTCAGGATGGGGCGGCCGTATCTCGGATAGAATGACGATCCCGGCGAATCCGGAACGACTCGTTCCGACGATCGGTTCGATCAACGGTATGCGCGTCTTCACGATCGGTGAAATTACTCAACCGCTCGCCGTTGGCCCGGCGCCGACGCCGCTCAGCAGCATTCTTTCGCTCACCGGTTACAACGGAACTGCAGCGGCAAATGCCCGATTGGCGGCACTTTCGGCCGGAATGGACCTCACCGACGTAAACGATCTGGTCAACGAATCGAGCAAGGTGCACCGCGATTCACTTCGAATCGCTTCGTCATTGAATAACAGTTCGGAAACCACCGTAAATTTCCCCACAAGCGAGATCGGCAGGCAGTTGAAACAGGTCGCGAGGCTCATCAAGAATCGCGACGTCCTGCATATGAACCGCCAGATCTTCTTCTGCACCGTCGACGGGTTTGACACACATTCCGGCCAACTGCTTGGTCAGGCCACGCTATTCTCTCAGTTTAGTCAGGCATCAAGGGCATTTTATGATGAAATGGCCGTCCAGGGCGTCGGAGATAAGGTCACGCAGTTCACGCTGTCGGATTTTGGCCGAACGTTCGGCCCCGGAGGCAGCGGAGCAAATGTCGGTAGCGACCACGCTTGGGCCAATCATGCTTTTGTTATTGGCGGGTCAGTTCTCGGCGGAGATTTTTATGGTGTGAATACGTCGAACGGCACACCGTTCCCGACGCTGGTGAAGAACGGCCCAGACGATCTGGATCTCGGATCGGCTGCACGTGGACGCTGGATCCCAACTACTTCGGTCGAACAGTATGCAAATACGCTTGCTTCGTGGTTTGGGCTTCCCGCCGAAGATCGTGATTACGTATTTCCAAATCTGCCGAACTTTGGGCTGAGCGATCTTGGATTTATGCAGCCGTAG
- a CDS encoding DUF1800 domain-containing protein, whose translation MKYFFRPLVLICLWTALCLSAAAQEDPNPNSPAPRLLSGADRSRVLALNTNEFRGVLPANGRIVFKPGPASEIVIFLSPLDLLGDESVSAFRVYLTRPGGKTFELKPVSLERTRRGEIAVRVRLYDASGYRGQPDADGDHWMYVTWRGLMSHPLKIGLGRTGGTLRPLAAPMSSANDSAEQNFVGYRWSGDRIRFLEQAAFGPSSATDERLRRIGLRTWLSEQFEAPYPYIPWPNPPQMPTTPPADCTQVTFISCYNERYTMIPLQQWFFKEAFYGNAQLRHKMAWALSQIWVTSGVTTQQSSHAIAFHKILADNAFGNYRKLMYDATLSPTMGNYLDMVRSTRTNPNENYPREILQLFSIGLYMLNQDGTLTLDGQGHPIPTYDQMTIDNLSMVFTGWTFCNTGNCPNAVPGSVNYKDPMVLSPANHDLTAKTLLAYPNAVTRDISACTNCTSNAEIANFADQSMKYALDNIFYHPNVGPFIGKLLIQHFVTSDPSPAYVSRVAGAFNDNGQGERGDMKAVIRAVLLDPEARGDLKTAPRYGKLREPVQLITNLGRIFPAVAFNGSGVSDGALGTSAQTMGQYPFYSPTVFNYFAPDYVIPGTTILAPEFDIFNTGTAVKRTNFLSVYIFNGISPNATDSLRGTALDFSEFATYSEADTTGNLLLDMLNAKMMHGTLSQAHRTTMLPAIQAVPVTDPTGRVRTAAYLISASSQYQIQR comes from the coding sequence ATGAAATATTTCTTTAGGCCGCTGGTCTTAATTTGCCTTTGGACGGCATTGTGCTTGTCGGCAGCCGCTCAGGAAGACCCTAATCCGAATTCTCCTGCTCCAAGATTATTAAGCGGAGCCGATCGAAGCCGTGTTCTGGCATTAAACACTAACGAGTTTCGCGGCGTTCTGCCTGCGAACGGTCGAATTGTGTTTAAGCCGGGGCCGGCAAGCGAAATAGTGATTTTTCTAAGTCCGCTTGATCTTCTAGGCGATGAATCTGTCTCTGCGTTTCGGGTTTACCTAACCCGTCCCGGCGGCAAAACCTTCGAATTGAAACCGGTTTCCCTTGAGCGTACGCGACGAGGCGAGATCGCGGTTAGGGTGAGGCTCTATGACGCCTCCGGCTATCGTGGACAGCCGGACGCGGACGGCGATCATTGGATGTATGTAACATGGCGTGGTCTGATGAGCCATCCTCTAAAGATCGGCCTCGGGCGCACCGGAGGAACGCTAAGGCCGCTTGCGGCCCCAATGAGCAGTGCGAACGACTCTGCCGAACAGAATTTCGTCGGTTACCGTTGGTCCGGCGATCGGATCAGATTTCTCGAGCAAGCAGCATTTGGACCCTCGTCGGCCACCGATGAAAGGCTTCGCCGGATCGGACTGCGAACTTGGCTGAGCGAACAATTTGAGGCGCCGTATCCGTACATTCCATGGCCAAATCCGCCTCAGATGCCGACGACACCGCCTGCCGACTGTACTCAGGTCACTTTCATCTCGTGCTATAACGAGCGTTACACGATGATCCCGCTGCAACAGTGGTTCTTCAAAGAAGCATTTTACGGCAATGCTCAACTCCGTCATAAAATGGCTTGGGCTTTGAGTCAGATATGGGTCACCTCCGGCGTGACGACGCAACAGTCGAGCCACGCAATTGCGTTTCACAAGATACTTGCTGATAACGCTTTCGGAAACTACCGAAAGCTGATGTATGACGCGACGTTGAGTCCGACCATGGGAAATTATCTCGATATGGTCCGCAGCACTCGAACTAATCCAAACGAAAACTATCCCCGTGAGATCCTGCAGCTTTTTTCGATCGGGCTTTATATGCTGAATCAGGACGGCACATTGACACTCGACGGCCAGGGCCATCCGATCCCTACTTACGATCAGATGACGATCGACAACCTATCCATGGTCTTCACCGGATGGACATTCTGCAATACGGGTAACTGTCCAAATGCGGTTCCCGGCTCGGTAAATTATAAGGATCCGATGGTCCTTTCGCCTGCAAATCACGATCTGACCGCAAAAACGCTGCTGGCGTATCCAAACGCTGTCACCCGAGACATTTCGGCCTGCACGAACTGCACAAGCAATGCGGAGATCGCAAACTTCGCCGACCAATCGATGAAATATGCGCTCGACAATATTTTTTACCACCCAAATGTCGGTCCATTCATTGGGAAGCTGTTGATACAGCATTTCGTGACAAGCGACCCCTCGCCCGCTTACGTCTCACGCGTAGCAGGTGCGTTCAACGACAACGGCCAGGGCGAACGCGGTGATATGAAAGCGGTAATTCGAGCCGTATTACTTGATCCGGAGGCTCGCGGCGATCTTAAGACCGCTCCACGTTACGGAAAATTGCGTGAACCCGTCCAGCTTATTACAAACCTCGGCCGAATTTTCCCGGCGGTCGCCTTTAATGGTTCCGGTGTCAGCGACGGTGCTCTGGGTACGTCTGCTCAAACGATGGGGCAGTATCCATTTTATTCACCGACCGTATTTAACTATTTTGCACCGGACTACGTGATCCCCGGAACGACGATCCTTGCTCCGGAATTCGATATTTTTAATACCGGAACGGCAGTCAAGCGGACTAACTTTCTATCTGTTTATATTTTCAACGGAATTTCGCCCAACGCGACGGATTCACTCCGCGGCACTGCATTGGATTTCAGTGAATTTGCGACGTACTCCGAAGCTGACACGACAGGCAATCTTCTGCTCGATATGCTGAACGCGAAGATGATGCACGGCACTCTTTCCCAGGCGCATCGAACTACGATGCTGCCTGCGATCCAGGCTGTTCCCGTCACAGATCCGACGGGCCGCGTCAGGACCGCGGCTTACTTGATATCGGCTTCGTCACAGTATCAGATCCAAAGGTAA